The window GATGCAAGTGGTCAGCCCACACAGAAAAGTGATCCGGTGATCATATACACATTACGAAAATAAATACAGATACATGACAAGCCTATCCTGGGCCCACATGCTCGAAGGTGAAGAAAAGAATATACATGCATAACATGCTCGAAGGTGGAAAAATAACATAGATGTACATACCATAGAAGTAGGTGTACTAGCAAAATCTATGCAACAATATGATTTTTTGTGTTTTCTAACTGTATTAGTCATTCATCGTGTAGAGCTCGTAAATGGACATGCTTTTGTACGATTTTTTTGCTAATACACTTGTTTTTGCACGATACATATCAGTAAAAAGATGAGAAACAACACTTTCAATTTGTTGAGAGCACCAAATCTGTGCCCTACATGATAACACCTATGATTCTCAAATACACTTAGAGTACTCCTAGCACTCATGTCATAGGATTTATTTTTAAAATATGTGTACCCTTAATTGAATCCATTGATcaggaccccccccccacacacacacacacacacaccccaccccAACCAGGGGAGCCACTGGTTAAATACGATTTAACACTGGTGAATGTATGATGACATGGCATTGTTTCTGCAGTTCGTACGCGGGAAGAACTCATAAAGCACATAGATAGCTCTATAAAATCACAGAGTAGATAAGGATATTCTGATGTAATAGCAGATAGAGAGAAATGCAAGCCAAAGTATCCCTTTGAAACATACCGAGCATTGGCTAATGCTGTTGATAAACCAACAAACCGAATTGAACGTTCCGTTTGTGATGATATGTATCGCATTCTTGATACGATGACCTGAAATAAGAAGTTTAACCATTGTAAACAATTGTAAGTACACCTTCAAAGAAGGATAAACACAGCAGAACATATGGTATTGAGGTGAATCAATGCAAAAGACGATAAGTTGTACAATGTTGAGATATAGTAGTACAAAGTAAATGAAGTTACTTGAGAGGCCATATAATATGTTAACATCAACAAGAGTCTGAGTTCATAGGCAGGCTACAGTGTAATTTACTAAAAGCATTTACCAAGTTGTGCGTATGGAAGGGTTACCTCAAGAATAGGCCCACGGTCAGCTCCAAGAAGATGTATCTCGTCTAATATCATGAGTCCAACCTATCATCAGCAAGCTAACAAGTCAGTGCAACTTAAAATAAGATTATATACTCCGTATAATTTACAGAAACAGAGCAAAACAGAAAATAGCCAACgcagaaataaaaaaaatgagacctTCATAACATAACTTCTACTGTGCCAGCTGCGACTAATCCCATCCCACTTTTCGGGGGTCGAAATTATGATATCAGCTGATAATAGGGCCACCATGTCTGGTGTAAAATCACCAGTCATTTCAACCTGCCAAAAGCATCACTTCAATTACATTAAGCACGATGATGTATTGGTGGCAGAAAAGAAGATGGAATGCTACAAACCATCTTCTTCCCAAGCTGAGTAACAAGCCGATGTCTCCAATCATTCATTCTTTCTCGCACTATAGCCTTTAGAGGAGCAATGTAAACTACCTGAAAAGGTGTCAAAACGTATCAATGCCAAAAAATATCTCGGCTTTATACAGGAATTCAATCAACAAACCTTCATGTCCGGCTGGGTATTGAAAAGATGAAGCATTGCTAGTTCTGCAGAAATTGTCTTGCCACTCCCAGTTGGTGCTCCCAAGAGCACATTGGTTTCAGTGTGATAAAGAACATGGAAAGCCTGGAAAACAAAATCATCAGGACAGAAAGTATATGCATTAAAGGAAAAGGTACATTAAGCTGGAATCAGCCGGCACAAACAGTGTATGCACCAGGCATCATACAGcaaaaggaatactccctccgtttctaaatatgagtctttagagatttcaatagaaactacatacggatgtatatagacatattttagagtgtagattcactcattttgctccgtatgtagtctatattggaatctctaaaaagacttatatttaggaacggaggaagaatTTGATAACTTCCACTAATAGGAACAGATTGGTAAATTGCTGTAGGAATACTGAACTGAAGTATCGAAAACATTTAACTAGAAAGTTATGTGGTGTAAATACACTAGCATTAGCATGCTGAAACATAGCATGAAACAACCAAGACAAAAGATAAATGGAATCCAAAGTGCACCTGTGTTTGTATGGGATTGAAATGGGTAAATCTATACAAATCTTCGTATGCTTTGTTGCCAAGAGCGCTCAGTGGAAGAGGCTTCAAGTCCAAAAGTTCAGTGTGTGTTATTTGTGTCTGCAGGAAACACATGCAGAATTTAAGATTTGACAGTGGAATGTAAACACTGTGGAACTGACATAAGATATTGCTAAATTCACCTGAGGCAAGGTAAGATTATGAAAAGAGACGGTAAAGATTGACTCCGCATGCAACCAGGAGTCTGATACAGCTCGGATATAGTACTGCGGCGGATGAGGCTCGAAGATCGGTATATTAAAGGACATCTTTGTAGGTGTACCTCTTGCCATCTTCTTTGTCAGTGTGAAGAGCTCCGAATGATAAATAGTATCATTTTCAGAATCCTGTAAACAAATATtattgttactccctccgtttcaaaatataaggtgtattaaaaTTTTCAAAAGTCAAACATGTGCATGTTTGACCAAGTTCTTAGAAAAAGAATACCATCATGAAAAGTATTTGTATCAATAGATCCATCATGAAAAGTATTTTCATAATTTGTTTATTTTGtaagtagatgttgatattttattctataatcttggtcaaacatacACAAGTTTGACTTGCACAAAAATCgatacaccttatattctggaaAGAAGGGAGTATAAGCTAATTCTTTGGCCCTTATCAGTTGCTGGTACACATGCATCCAATAGTAACTAACTTAACACTGAATGAGACAAATTTAGGTTGGCACCCATAAATGGAAGTTACAGAATTTGATTCACTGTACAGTTCTTAATACAACTGCATACACAATGAGCTGATGTCTCAAGTCCCAGAATGATgacgatgtatatagatgtatgtcCGTCTCTGCAGTTACTAGTCTCTAAGCACAGTCATATCAGTGGCATCTTCAAATAATCACACCAAACTGTAAGTACACTAACCATAGTCCAGTACTATACATTAGATAAGTTTTCTCAACTCTGCTACAATTCTAAAACGATTTAGTGTCAGGTGCAAAAACATGACATGTGTAGGTTAACACACCTCCACAATAATCAACCATCGTTGTGACATGCCATGGTGACGATCCTTCCACACAAATTCAGGAGTTATAAGCAGGTCCACCTATAAATTATCATAGTAATCGCGTAAGTGGTAAATAATGAACTAATTTAAGAAAAAACATCAGAATAATTGAGTTGACACCAGCTCTTACTTTCAGAACAGTCCTGGTGATTGGACTAACGGAAGCAGATAAGTTGACATGTGGGAAGTATCCAACATACTGCTTAACCAACTTTAGTAGAAAAAAAAAAGTGTTAACTTCATCAGGTATAGTCACTAGTTCAAACTAATAGAATCAACCATATATGCATGACTTGTAAGTCTACACATACCCTTCCCTGATGAGAAAAACGAATGAGGGCTCCAATGTCATTTTCCTCCATTTCATAAAGACGGTCCAGGTCCACATTTCTTTCCTCAAGTTTCCACAATATCTGGTTCAGAGAGCATTAATTATATTTGGGAAACGAGAGAAAGACGATATGGTAAAAAAAAAAGTGATGACCAATAGCAACCTCAGGAGAAATGTCCCTATCGAACTGCCTAAGTGGATGGAGATGTGGCCATATTTTGCGATCTACGGCCTTGCAATATTCCAATAATAAGGATGTCATCTCAGACCACCCCCTTCGCAGACAAATCTCAAACAACGCCCTCATAATGCGACCCAAGCTTTGACTAATGTATTGGGCATCAGAGTGTAAGGAGGAGCTGTCAACTGAGGCACGGGAAATAAAAACCTGAAAATAGATCAAATTCCTCAACTTAGGAATGTTCCTGGACTCAAACTAAATGAAAAAAGTGACAGTTCTTCAACAGTAACCTGTATGAGAATTGAAATTTTCCCATGCTTGTCAGTCGGCCCACCCTTAACTTCCAATGGGCATGCTTTCCTGGCAAGTGTTTCtaattcatcttgttcttcttctctaACTACGATATTTTCAAATTCAGAGGAATGGGCCACCATGTTAATCACCTGAGGTAGGTATCAAGAAACGTCAATAAAACTTCACGAGCATCACAAGCTGTAACAAAGAAACCACAAAAGGAGATAAACCAACTGCCTACCTCACTTTCACTCATGTGACGACGAAGCATCTCGTTGTATGTCTCAACACTGGAGTACTGAAGGTAAAAGTGACTTGCAATTCGACCGAGCTCTGTGCAGTAGAAGTTGCCACTCTTTTCATCATAGCGCATCATCTTAGCCTTGTCTAGCGAACGTGCAGCATCAATAATAAATGACCGTTGCTTGGCGCCCATGGAAGGATCTCCGATCACCTTAATGGTTAGACAAGTTAAAATGTTGTCACAATCAAAGAAGTGTTGGGTACCAATATGTTCAGTGAAGCACCTCAAAGAGTAATAAATTATCTAGTTTCTGACATGATACAAAATGGTTGTTCTTAAGAATACAGGGACCATGACTTATTTCTGAAAGAATTAATGCGTTAAAAAGAACTAGACAGTGTAACAGATGTTAAAAGAATATATGTACAAGGACTGCTTTTCAGTTATTTTACTCAGATGATATCAAAAACCACACTAGAAAATTTGCCATCCACTGAAAAGAGTGCTATTGATTTTATACATATAAAGTGTGAACAATGGGAGAAATATCACCTCTTCCCAAGTTATCCCATACACCAGAGGATTAGTCTTCATCCTTCTAAATAAGTATGTATAGCCAAGCCAGGCACAGGCCTCCCTGACATTTGTTACAGTTCCCAAGGCAACCTCAGCATTCAAATTATCTTTCAATGATCCAAGGAACTGCAAAATAATTGTGGTCACGAAAAATTAAGCGTGGACCGGAAAGAACTTACAGCAATCAACCAACTTGCCAAGGCTacatttcaaaaagaaaaaacttGCCAAGACTACAAGCAAATAAGAAACTGACTTTGCAAATTAGCAATGTTTAAGGTATTAGTAAGTATTAACTAGTCCTAAGAAACTACCCTGGTAAGGAAATTAATTAGTATTAGATCATCCACAGTGGTCCGTGTACTTATCTAATGCCATGACaaaccaagattttgttgaggtgggGATGAGGAAATGCAACTTGAAAGAGATGCAAGGTAGCACAAAAAACAAGGTATAAAACAAAATGTGCACTGAAAAGCTCACCATACAGActtagagagatagagagggaaggAAAATTCTATGAAAAAGAATAGCAGATGTAGGGGAGGGTCCTCTGTGTATTTTCAAGGCCAAAATCAATCGAATATACAGGACAAATACTAGTCAACAAAGTGTGACACTATTCCAGCAAGTACTCCTCTTCATGTCCCACCTATTTGATTGAGTTTGACCATGATATTTGCAGAGCTCTAGAATATATCCCCCACTACACTGTCATTTTTCAAGAAAATTAGAACTTCTAAGGTTTATTTTTTCGGAATTTCCACCAAATCGCACAGTTTCACCGGATACACCGCCTCTACAACTCAATCTTCTAACCTATAACTGGACACAGAAGAATATTTGATTGATATCGTTCACAGCTTGTTCTAATATCCTCCATTGTAAAAGGTCACATGTTTGCTGACCTGGCTTTCTATTGGAAGCTGACTAGTCAATAATCTCAAGTAATAAGCCAATTTGTCATGCGTCGTAATAATAATTCCTTCACCACTTTTATCAAACTGTGGTCTCCCAGCACGTCCAAAGATCTAATAAGGAAATGAAAGAGCATTAGAATATAATATTTGAGTAATAGAAATAAAGGAATGAAAATCACGACAAGTTCAGGGAGGTACCTGCATCACATCGAGCATCCCCAGATCTCGCCATCCGCCAGCTTTAGCATCATATAATTGTGTGCCCTGTTTGTTGGTAATATATTACTTTATGCAGCAGGCCAGCAGTACAGTACATTGGGGGAAAAAAGATTGTAGACAACTGGAAACATATGTTGGCATTCTTGGATTGGCCAAAAAATGTATTCAAGATAGCACAATCATAAACTGTTTGAGTTTACTACCTCTAAACAAGTCACTAAACTGTTTGAGTTTTTTTAGTATGACCTTTCCAAATAACACTTTTATCTATTAACAGTATCTATAATTAATTACTTTACTACCCCTAAAGAAGTTACTAGATGGAATTAAATAAAATATAACTAGTGATACATATGCTGACAGTAATTTATTTTACCAATATTTAGTTAAGAAATAAGTCATGTAGATTCCAACGAAAATGCTTCTATGGCATGGAAAAAAAACAAATAGACACTAACCTTTATAACAACTGTATGAGCTGGTAAGTTCACTCCCCAAGCCAATGTTGCTGTACAGACAAGGACCTAATCGAAATAAGTTAGCACATGACTGAAACTACTGAAGGTTGCACAGAAACTTACTTTCAAGAGACCATCAACTTACTTTCAAGAGACCATCAGCAAACAAGCGCTCCATCAAATTTCGGTCAGAACGCATCATTCCAGCATTATGTATGCCAAATCCAGAATCAAAAAATTCTGTAACTTCACGACTTTTAGCTTTACTGACATCTTTCTGCAAACACAAGACTAGGTAAATAAAAATTACTAGATTTAAGGCTAGTAATAAAACCAGAATGGTAAAGTATACCTTGATCAATCCGTATTGGGGATGGTCTGCATTTGAAAATAACTCCACTTCCCCTGCTTTTGCAGCTAGGTCAATCTGCAAGGCATGACATAAGAATGTGCAACTGAAATCGACTGAAAAATGAATACAGATATCAAGAAAAAAGaaacaagaggacctgaagagTGTCTTataaatagaaaacataaataacACTGTGGAAGCATAATTTTATTACATTCAAAGAACTTATGGAGTAAGGCTTGCTGGAAGTTAGCATGGCACGGGACGATACATAGCTTGGCATATTGGTAAACCATGAGTACAACAGATAATTTTAGATAAACAAAAGCTTAAGGATGCGCGGACATTGAAGATATAGAAGTATGGCAATGCCAGGATACTTGATAAACAGTAACATTTACCCCACACAAAAATCCTCTTATTAGAAACTATTACTTACTAGGGTTCTAGCGGTTTTCCCTGTATCTTTGCGGGTATGTACAAAAACCAATGCTTGATGACCTTGTTTAATGGACTCCACAACCTAACAAGTTGATATAGTGTTAAAAAGATTTGTATGAATGACAAAATCCAGATGGAACTACAATACAAAGGAAAAGAGACCTTGTCATAGCAAATACTATTGAATAGATCATTTCTCTTGGCGTAATCCCTTTCAGTGATTCCAATGTACTGTTGAGCAAGAGGAACTGGACGGTAACTCGAGTCAAAGTAGAAAAGGCCAGTATCCGCATTAACCCGCAAAAATTCTGCAACCTGAAAATGAGAAACCCCATGGTTTAATTAATTGCATGGACTCAAGTAGAGGACGTGATATTGAAGGTAACAAACCTCTTTGTAAGTAGGCAGTGTAGCAGATAGGCCAACAATGCGAATCATTGATTGCATGGACTCAACCTGTCAAATTCAGATCACTCATAAATATGGATCAGAcataacaagaaacaatatctagagaAGAACAGGCATATGATATGGTCCTATGAGAATGTAGTCAACTTAAGTCtgtccatttattattttttatagtTTTTACAAAGATTTATAGTTTACTTTTTGAAATCGTTAAATATAAGCACCCCTTTGATCATAACAAGCGAATAGATGGGCtcctatttttctctccaaaactgACCTGGCGAAGAGTTCGAGCAACTAGTGTCTCAATTACTGACCCTCTATCATCATTTAGCAGGTGCACTTCATCAATGATTATCAGCTTGACCAGCATTGACAGTGCCATATCGCTGCTTTTGCGTGTAATGACATCCCACTTCTCAGGAGTAGTCACTATCATCTGGGTAATGCACAAATAAATACAGTTCACAAGGTTAAAAAAAGTACAGCTCAGAAACACAAGTTTAAATAATGAAACAAATAAAGATAATACCTGTGTTTCCTCAATCTCACTTCTGGTCAACTGCATGTCGCCTGTAAGTTCTTTAACAACAAGGTTCAATGGAGATAGTCGACGACCAAATGTTGCCGTTACCTCTGCAGCCAAGGCCTACATAACACAATTTTGATAAATATAGTGATCATAAGAACCATAGTTACCTGATCCGCGATTCAAAGTTGTGGTTCGCAATTTTCTACCTAATGCGAATCGGCTTCGCTTTGAGGGTGCACATCTCCGATTCGCGAATCAAACATGGGGTTCGCTAATCAGTAAAATTTGATAAGCAATGTGTAGGAATCAATGGATTTTGTACACACATAGCAACACAGAGGGAGGCCTGGGCAGTTGCCAGCCCAGCCCAACAAAAAATTTGTCTTCTGTACATTCTCAGTGGCTGTTAACCCAAAGCCACCCGCTGTCACTGCTCTGTTATGCCTCTCACCCTGCACTACAGAAGTCACAGCCCTCCTCCAAACTTGATTTTGCAACCAAGTGGTCAGCTTGGTAAGCTATCAACAAAAATTTGCAAACTTGATTTTGCAGCCACTACTCTGCTGTTCTTCTACTGATTAATTTCCTCCAGAACTGCAGTTGCAGCCACTAATCTACTTCTCCCGATTCATTCCTCAACCATCTTGTCCATGGTGATGCGAGGACGGCTGTAGTCAAAGGTGCATGGTAGAGCAAGCACATTGGAACGGTTGAGCAGCCACCGTAATAGCATGGTCGGCTAGTGGCGGGGGCAGCATGGGTTGAGCAGACACAGTGTGGTTCCATCTTTTCAAAGAATTGGATGGCGAACCATCTTCTATCTGGAGCGGTTCGaaccccgatctagatcggggttCCATGCCTTGTCTAACGAATCCAGTGACTATGATAAGAGCATCCAACAAGAACAGAGAATGTAGGAAGAAGAATACCTTCATTGGTGCAACATACACTATCTTGAACTCATTTTTATGCAAAATGCCTTCCCTGAAGTGCTGTTTAACCTGTAGAATTTATCAATAAGCAGAACCCGTCAACAAGATTCGGGAAAAAAATCGCTGATAAGGTTCAGAAAGTCAAGACTTCATAACAACTATGCAGGTTTTACTAAGGTATATACCTCATGAAGAACTGCGATCATTGCAATATTTGTTTTGCCAGCACCTGTCGGAGCACAAACCTGAACATTTATGCAAGTTAGCTATGACAACAGTGGTACACATAAACTTAATGGCACAAGCTCTCTTCTTGAACATGGAAAGTGCAACTGCACATATAGTAGATTTAGTTACGCACTAGAATGTTCTCATTGGTGTTGTATGTGGCTTGAAAAATACGGCTCTGAACACGGTTGAGTGACTTGTATCCCTGGAAAGCAGCTTGGGCAATATCATCCAACTCTCTTATTTCAATCTGGAAAAAAAAAGTAAGTTGTGTTGTAATCAACAAAAAAACAGTAACGGTGTGCAGTCAGCAATTTGTTCAAACCTGCTAATGCTCAAGGCTAATTAACTCGGTGCAGGCTAAGCCATTTCGCTACAGAAATAAAATATAGATAAAAACAAAGAAGGAAGATTGCATGCGTTCAAATATGAGTATTTCAATCAATTGGATTAATGCAGTAAATTAACACAAGGAAAATGTGAGCAAATTGATCCTTGTAGGTACTTGGCATTCACCATTTCATGTGATCATAAAATCACCTCAAACTAAATGTAATGTAGGACTTGTCCTCTTTCACTAAATCTTTTCAAAAAAATATGGCAGGATCCACGAAGCAATACAAAAGTATGTACCATGACATAAAGAGGCTATAGGAATACCAGTTTCTCATTGGGTCCCAACGGTGCTGTAGGAGTTGGTGGAATTTTCACTTCTTCGTACCCCTTCATATGTTTCCGAGTTGTTCCTTGAGGAAGAGAGGTTACTTGGAAACTACTCTCCCCTTCTCCAGTCCCAATCATGTCATCAAATGGCTGCTTTCTTTCACTTGCTTGAAGAAGGGATGAGAAATCATCAGCACCAAAATCATTCATTCCATTTTCTGCACCACGTTTGGCACGTCTTCCCTCTTTCCTCTTAATCTTATCAAGCTGACGCTCATACTCTGTTTGTATTGTTACCTGCAGGCTAGTGGATGTGAGAAGTCATTTAACACTGGATTACCCACCTCATCAGAAAATTCATAGAAGAAAGTAGTCTTACTTGTGTGCCATATGTTGGCATCTTTGGTTGATTATTTGAAGACACCTTTTCTGATTTCAGTATCGTCAATCCATGCTGAATTGCATCCCCTAGCTCTTTTCTATGCTGCAGACCATGATGACATAACCAATCAGTTCCATTGCATTAGACAGGCAAAACAAGTGAAGTTGCTCGTTAATACAAACAAATGAAAGCCTCCTGTTATTGACCAACGCAACGATAAACTAGGAGCTTTGCTATCGTGGCCAGAAATCTTGAACTTCTAACTTGAAAAATGAAAGCAGGAAGACCCACAGGAATATTTGCAGCAACATCTATGATCTATCAGTCCACAATCACTACCAGTGTCACATTTTCAAATGGTAAATCTAACATCAGGTGCTGGTTACACAAAATCTGAGATGAATGTATAACTGACATCCAATACCTTAAGGTCCAAATTTTGAGCAGGACAAGTCTACATGTGCATAGCTACTCACTGGGGCTCTCATTCTCACTTTTCACCTCAAGCACCATATGGCAGATGGTCTCTCATAGCCTCATATGCTCATGTACATATATATACTGCTACAATAGTTTATCATCATAACTGCATAGCGTATCAGGGCAACATAGCCTTCGGGGTCTTGCAAAGATCTGTTTAAGGTTCAGATTTTAACAAGTTAATGCAAGGACTGGCAGTAACAGCAGTCATTACGTTGTAAACTGTTACAGATTTTCTGGAAGGGGAATGTCATGACTCATCATGATTGACCTATCTCATAGTTCAGTTGGGAACCTCAAATTTAAGAACTCTTCTGGGTTAACTATAGCTGCTCGATTCTTGCCACAGTGAAAGCACAAATTATGTGTCAAACTGATTAAAGAGATAAACAAGGGATAGACTGTATAAATCTTTCTCTTATGAATGAGAATTATCAAGATGAACAGAACAAGGCCACATAATGCACTGGGTCATAAAAAAGAGTAGCCAACAATCATAGTAATAACTTAATTAATGTCTAATGAACTTCTGGTTCCTCCCCTGGCCAGTTTGCTACCTGAATTTTAGCCGGATATTAGCCTTTGGACATGTAGCCCAGCCAGGGTTCTAAATGTTTATAAAGTGATTTGCTAGTAACTGAATCCTCGGGCATGTTTTGTTTATATCACATTAATAAGTTGCAAGAATGCAGGACTACGAGGTATAATGCCCTGTTGAATATCAGTAGAAGTCGTAGTAGTTGCAGAAATCCAGCTAATTACTATTTTAATTATTTGATTGATCCAGGTATCATGTATGAAGAACCATGCGAAATAAACTGCACACAGATAATGACAGGGTGTTAGTCTCTTACTGAAAGAAGATCCTGAACTATTTCAAAGGCACCATCCCCAACCATGTCCAGCAGTTCACCAGCTATCTGCAATGTCGGAAGGTTGTAATATTAAATGATTGTGAGTCAATAAACAAAGGGAATAGCGGAAGCAAATTATAGCAGCACCTCATCGCCTGCTTTATTGGAACGTAGCACTCTGCACAGAGCCATTGCAAGTTCATCTCCCGAGAGCATCGAGCCACCACTTCTAGTTATCAGATCACACTGATCTTTTAGCCACCTCAAATTCACAGGACCCGCAAAAGCAGTTGAATTACAAGATGTAgtgctggcatcatgctgctcctcTTGAAATGAACTCAATACACCACTTCCCAATGGTAGGTCATCATCAAGCGTAACATCAATAATGAAACGAGAAGGTGCTTTGAAGTCAAAGCTTGCCCCAAATTCACTTGTATCATCTCCATCTACGGCCTTCGTGTCTTCCTGTACAAATTCCTGAATGCTCCCCCGTTGAAGGGAACGGAGCTTCTGAGCAAACTGAGCTAACTTTCTCAGAACTGAGTCTTGCACGTTGTAGCCCACAAGTCGTTCCAATTCATTCCTACGGAGATAGATAAAATCATGAGTAAAGGATTCCGGCAAAAAAGGATCCACGGCATTTGCAACGTGCTATGTCATATGTTCTTTCTAAATTTAACCGTGTTTAAAATATGGAGACACGGTGGGCAGCATTCAGAGCAAAGCAGCTAATGTGAGGGCTCTCCACTTAAAAAAACAATAGCATATACCTTCTCTGGAGGGGCTTCTGGGTGGTGTCGGACTCCGTGCCGAACAACCTATAGACAGCCTGAGCAACCTGCTGGAGTTCCTCAGACACCACCTCCCCGTTCAACAACTCCACCAC is drawn from Triticum dicoccoides isolate Atlit2015 ecotype Zavitan chromosome 4A, WEW_v2.0, whole genome shotgun sequence and contains these coding sequences:
- the LOC119284916 gene encoding DExH-box ATP-dependent RNA helicase DExH14-like isoform X1; protein product: MLAPLPRLTGSLRPHFDADQAYLLRKAALQARALPRPHDEWALARRFVPNWDDAPSDVRQAYKQFIGAVVELLNGEVVSEELQQVAQAVYRLFGTESDTTQKPLQRRNELERLVGYNVQDSVLRKLAQFAQKLRSLQRGSIQEFVQEDTKAVDGDDTSEFGASFDFKAPSRFIIDVTLDDDLPLGSGVLSSFQEEQHDASTTSCNSTAFAGPVNLRWLKDQCDLITRSGGSMLSGDELAMALCRVLRSNKAGDEIAGELLDMVGDGAFEIVQDLLSHRKELGDAIQHGLTILKSEKVSSNNQPKMPTYGTQVTIQTEYERQLDKIKRKEGRRAKRGAENGMNDFGADDFSSLLQASERKQPFDDMIGTGEGESSFQVTSLPQGTTRKHMKGYEEVKIPPTPTAPLGPNEKLIEIRELDDIAQAAFQGYKSLNRVQSRIFQATYNTNENILVCAPTGAGKTNIAMIAVLHEVKQHFREGILHKNEFKIVYVAPMKALAAEVTATFGRRLSPLNLVVKELTGDMQLTRSEIEETQMIVTTPEKWDVITRKSSDMALSMLVKLIIIDEVHLLNDDRGSVIETLVARTLRQVESMQSMIRIVGLSATLPTYKEVAEFLRVNADTGLFYFDSSYRPVPLAQQYIGITERDYAKRNDLFNSICYDKVVESIKQGHQALVFVHTRKDTGKTARTLIDLAAKAGEVELFSNADHPQYGLIKKDVSKAKSREVTEFFDSGFGIHNAGMMRSDRNLMERLFADGLLKVLVCTATLAWGVNLPAHTVVIKGTQLYDAKAGGWRDLGMLDVMQIFGRAGRPQFDKSGEGIIITTHDKLAYYLRLLTSQLPIESQFLGSLKDNLNAEVALGTVTNVREACAWLGYTYLFRRMKTNPLVYGITWEEVIGDPSMGAKQRSFIIDAARSLDKAKMMRYDEKSGNFYCTELGRIASHFYLQYSSVETYNEMLRRHMSESEVINMVAHSSEFENIVVREEEQDELETLARKACPLEVKGGPTDKHGKISILIQVFISRASVDSSSLHSDAQYISQSLGRIMRALFEICLRRGWSEMTSLLLEYCKAVDRKIWPHLHPLRQFDRDISPEILWKLEERNVDLDRLYEMEENDIGALIRFSHQGRLVKQYVGYFPHVNLSASVSPITRTVLKVDLLITPEFVWKDRHHGMSQRWLIIVEDSENDTIYHSELFTLTKKMARGTPTKMSFNIPIFEPHPPQYYIRAVSDSWLHAESIFTVSFHNLTLPQTQITHTELLDLKPLPLSALGNKAYEDLYRFTHFNPIQTQAFHVLYHTETNVLLGAPTGSGKTISAELAMLHLFNTQPDMKVVYIAPLKAIVRERMNDWRHRLVTQLGKKMVEMTGDFTPDMVALLSADIIISTPEKWDGISRSWHSRSYVMKVGLMILDEIHLLGADRGPILEVIVSRMRYISSQTERSIRFVGLSTALANARDLADWLGVRDDGLFNFKPSVRPVPLEVHIQGYPGKFYCPRMNSMNKPAYAAICTHSPDKPVLIFVSSRRQTRLTALDLIQLAASDEKPTQFLSMADNSLDMILSQVTDSNLRHTLQFGIGLHHAGLNDRDRSLVEELFSNNKIQVLVCTSTLAWGVNLPAHLVIIKGTEYYDGKTKRYVDYVITDILQMMGRAGRPQYDQHGKAVILVHEPKKSFYKKFLYEPFPVESNLREHLHDHINAEIVSSTIGNKEEAIIYLTWTYLYRRLVVNPSYYGLEDTETYTLNAYLSRLVQTTLEDLEDSGCIKVDDHSVQSLILGKIASQYYLSYLTVSMFGSNIGPNTSLEAFVHILSAAAEFDELPVRHNEDTLNRTLCEKVPYSVDQHHLDDPHVKANLLFQAHFSRAELPISDYITDLKSILDQSIRIIQAMIDVCANSGWLSSALTCMHLLQMIIQGLWFERDSSLLMLPSMNDNLLDHLKGRGVSTVLSLLDRSREELHKLLQPFSAAELYQDLQHFPRLDVKVKLQNEDKEQSKPQMLNIRMQIKNTRRSPRIFSSKFPKAKQEAWWLVLGNITSSELYGLKRISFADRVLNTRMELPPMLNMQEAKLIVVSDCYLGFDQEVSLGHLAKV